GAGAAGACTGGAGAACCGCCCGCGCCGTCTGAGTTTCGGTTCAAGGAGACATCCGATACCACGGTGACGCTTTATGAGGGTGAGTCACCAGTTTTCTCCTACAATTTTGGCCCGATCACGAATCCGAACGTCCCTGAAAAAGACCCTCGGCGAACGCGAGCCTGTTACGTTCACCCAGTTTGGGGACTGGATGGCGAAGTTCTGACCGACGATTTTCCCCGGGACCACTATCATCATCACGGGATTTTCTGGACCTGGCCGCACGTGGTCATTGGCGGGGAGGAGTTCAGTCTGTGGGAAGATCGCGGGGCCCTGCGGCAACGTTTTGTCCGTTGGCTGTGCCAGGAAACGCGCCCCGGGGTGGCGGTGCTGGGTGTGGAAAACGCGTGGGACCTCAATGGCCAAACCATGCTCACGGAGCGAGTATGGTTCACCGTGTACGCCCGGGGAAAGGAGGATCGTGTCATCGACGTCGATTTGTTCCTCCAACCCCGCGTGCCGATCACGCTCTGGGGAGCGGAGGGAAAAAGCTATGGAGGTCTCACGGTACGGTTTCGTCCTCCTTCCGAGAAAGAAGCGCGGATCACGGTTCCGGACGGTCTCACGAAGGACGATCTTTATGAAACCCGTCTACCGTGGGCGGACTTCACCAGTCGGTTTGGCGAAACCGACCAGTTGAGCGGCGCGACGATTATGATCGCCCCCACCCATCCTGACTATCCGCCCACGTGGTTGACCCGGCACTATGGCCCCCTCTGTGTGGGCTGGCCGGGAGTTCACAGCCGCACCCTTGAACCTCCGGAAACCGTTCACCTCCCCTATCGGCTTTGGGTTCACAGGCGCACCAGAAATGCCGAGGAAATTGCCGCCATTTACGAAGCGTATGCCGCTGGGTTTAAGTGCCAGTTCGGTGAGAAACCGGTTACCGAACCCGTTGCGCAGTGAGACCATGCAGAAGAAATAAACAGGCCTTCCCGTGACGGGTGACCATGCACCGTCACTTCACAGTGACCGGTGCTTGCCTTGCCGCCACGGAAGGCTTTTCTGCGTTTCGTTCTCCGGCGGTCGACATTCACGTTTGGTGAGCGTACGATTGTCATGCCCTGTTTAACCGGTATTCAGCCGCCGCAAATGACTTCCTTCCGGCTTTACCGGGCGGCTCATCTCAATCCAGAAACCCGGCCAACTGTTGGGCCAAACGTTTCCTGGCGACGTGAAGTCTTCGTTTGACCGTACCGAGTGGAACGGCAAATTCCTGACTCATCTCGTTGAGTGATTTGCCCTCGATGTAGAAGGCATACAGAGCTTCGCGGTCCATGGGTCCCAAACGCTCCAGTCCCTGCCGAACTGCCTCCTGGGCCTCGCGTCGGGTGACCTCGGCGAAGGGTTCCCGCCGGACGTCGCTCGATTCTTCCCAAGTTCGTTCGGACAGCGAGGGCGCGGCGTGCCGCCGGGTGACGTAATTGATCGCCAGCCGATCGGCGATTCTCCGCAACCAGCTCCCTAAAGCCTGCGGCTCTTTGAGCTGCGGCAGTTTACGTAGAGCCTGCAAGAAGACTTCCTGGCGGACTTCATCGGCATCAGCGTCCGATTTTATGCGGCGCCGGATGGTGTCGTACACCACTTGTCCGTATATCTCGATGACGCGCTCCCAGGCTTCCTCTTCTCCCCGTTTTGCGGCTTCCACTAGAGCGCAGATCGGCGATTCCGGCGCCTCGGGAAGGGGCAGTGGCAGTTCCGCCACGAACTCGGCGGAACTGGTTAATCGTTCGATTTCGAGCGGCTCAAGGACTGTGGCCATGGTTCCCTCCTTTATGCAAGGCGGACGGGAACCGTCACCCATCGGAGAGCCGACCGGCAAAAGGCGGATTGCTCCACGTCAATCCGCGTCACCGGACCGTGGGTGCTGGTTCACGTCCACCGAAAACTGTTGTGCTCAAACGAGTTCTGTCACGATTGTGGTGGACGCGACCAACCCCACCGGCTCTCCGGACGCTGCCAGCGTCCTTGACAAGCCGGCACCAGAGCCCAGGCGTAACATCCGGCCTCCGCGGACCTTGCCGCAAAAATGGAGGCGCGCAGAATGGCCTGGGACAAACAGAGCGCGCAGAGTCCCACACGCTTCACCGTGCGAACGACATCGACGACGTGCTTCACGACGTGACGCTTCACATCGACAACACCCATCGTCTTAACCGTCGTCACCGTTCGCACGAGCTTACGCATGATCCACCTCTGCGCGAGATTGAGAAAGGACCAACAAACCCGAATAACCAGATGGTATTCTTCGATCCACTGCCGTGCAACTCACGTGCCAGTGGAATTCACTCCCTTTATTTTACACATTCAGCACTGCAAAAACCAATACCCATGATATAAAGTTTTTCTGTCGCGCTCATCCAGCACAGTGCCCAGACTGTCTTCGGAAATTAGTGGACACATAAACCAGTCGGAAAGTTCGCAGGATCGCGTTGGGTCTATTACACTCAACAAACCTTTCTGACAAAAACAGCGATTTAAAAAATGGACATATTATGACCCAGCCACATGGAGTGGGTTTTCCTAATGCCATCAGGGAACCAGCCTGGCCGCCCATTCCCCTGGTTGGATCGCCAACCTGATTTCTTCCTGGCTGGAGAGCGGCTCCGTACGGACCACGTTTCCGTCGATGCCCAGAAACTCGATTTTCGTGGGTCGTGCCACTTTCCACGGCAACTTCGACCAGAAAATAGTCAATTGAGTGGACTGGTCTTCCAGCGGCAACGGCACCACCAGGACGCCATCCCCAATCGGCGACACGCGCACACCCTGGGCCGTCACGATTCCCCCGAAGTCCACTGGTCGGCCTTCCGCGTTCTTCCGGAGTAGCAACCGATCAGGCTCGTCGGCCTGTGGGATCCACGAAACCTGGCTGTCAGCAACCCGTCGAATTTTGCCCAACCGGATCCGCGACTGGCCGTCGTCCGGGCCGGCAAGGGAAAGCCGCCGGCCGTCCTGCGGGCGGTAAACTCCCACCCGTAATTCCAGCTCTTGCCCGGCCGGAATGCTCGCGGGAACTCTGGCCCGCACGACGGTGCTGATCTGGCCTGTGATACCGCTCAGATCGCGAGGTTCAAACTGCCCCTGGAAAATAATGTCGCCTTTTTCGTCACAAAAATGGGCGAACGGGACCCAGCCTGCTGGGATCGGCACTCGGGCTGCCCAATCCACGGAAATCTCGATCTCCTGTCCCTTGGGAGCGAACTTTGTGGCCCGCGGGCGGATTGGCTCAGGCCCCATGTAATCCTTTCGCGCATTGACGTAGATACTTTGAGGGCTGATCGCCCATTCTACAATCAGTCCGTCTCGCCGTGCGATCGCCGCTTCTTTAACCACACGGCCTGCCGGGGAGTTCTCAGCGGGCCGGGCGAGAAAACCAAATTGAGGCAGGACTACCCCGGCGACCTCCCAATCTGATTCGCCCCGGTTACACCAGGTTTCCATTCCACTAGCCCACTTCACATGAATGCGGTGGATGTTGTTATCAACGAATTCCACGTCTTCGATCCGATCAAGAGCCAATGCCCGACCTAATGCGGAAAGCAACCAGTATTTGCGCACAACGTCCTGCCCAAACGGTTGAGCCACCATCGCAGGGTGCCCCGTCAACACTTCGGTCGTGATGTAATCGTCGCTGTAAATCCCGTGCAAACGGGCATCCAAGCCGGCCTGATAGCGACCGGAATATCCGGCTCCGTGGAGAACGAAGCGGTCATGGTGGGCAGCGTCAAACCACGGCACCCGTTCAGCGTCCTCGCAGTCCCAGTTCCATACCGACCACTGATAATATCCGGGGATGGGTTTCCCCACGCGAAGATGGTTGGTGGTGGCTCCATCCAGCCAGCCTATCAGTTGGTCGTGACCGCTCTCAGAAATCTGGGGCGCATGATCCCCCAGGAGTTGGCGAATCCAGGCAAAATGCTGTCCCCAGGTGTTGCGAGTATAGACTTTGTCGAAGAATTTGCCATCGGCCGTCCAGTAATCGTAGGGGTCAATACTGCTCCAGACGTCGATGAAATAGGCAGTGGGCTTGATATGCTCCGCAATTTGAGTGAGGTTGGCTTGCAGAAAAGGTGCCACGCGATCCGCCCGATAACGATAGGATTGGGCCTGCCTCCCTTCATTAAACCAGGCCCTGACTGGCTGACCATTAGCATGAAAGGCGATGGTATCCAAATAAGAAAACCCTTCGGCATCTGGATAAAAGTCGATGTAGTTGTCGTGGAGGGCAAAACGAACTCCGGCTTGCCGACAGATTTGGGCCAGATACTGCATATCTTCGAGGGTGCCTAAACTCGGATTGGGCGGAAAAATCTCGGGCAAACGGTAGTCGTACCCCCAACGCTGCCAGTTGTGCCAGATCACCAGACTATCCGTCAGCCCATAGCGGAATGCCTTCTGCAAAGCGTCCGCGCTTTCGCGATAGCGTCCTCCCCACAGATCAAAGACAAACCTTCCCGCCAGCACCGGCACCCCATCCGATGGCTTAAGCCCATTCACCTCCCGCCATTGCTTGACGGCGTCCCACACACGGGTTGCCGGGATGAGCGTCATCTTCGATGCATGGGCAACATGCAGCGAATAGTGCCTTGCCGCCGGATTGACCTGGAATGCGCTTGGCGGAACATCGCACCCCTGAACAATCGAAAGTCCGCCATCGAATTCTAGCCCCACGAACGAAGTGGAAAGGCGATGTCCATCAAACCCAAGGGTATAGCTCTGGGGTTTTTGCACGACATTTCCGGCGCCTGCATAAACCCGGAATGCCTCCTCGGACCAGCTTCCCAACGCGACATCCTCAAGATGCACATCCACCCACGGACGGGCCGCCGGCACATTCTCGAGGCGCCAGTTCACGACCAGAGTTCCTTTTTCCGTACCCACCACGCCGATAAGGTCAAACGTCCCTGCGGCATTCTGAAAGCGATGCCTTGCGACAAGCCGCTGACCACCATCGGAGTTCTTCTCCACCTGGGATTCCACTCCCAGAAGCGCTGTCGCCGATCGGACCTTGTCCAACCGGGACCCCAGCACCGTGACTTCAAACCCGTGGAATGAGAGCACACGCTGTCCAAACCGAAAGCGAACATTCGCATCGAGCAATCCCCGAGGCCCCAGCTCCACCTCAGCCTGCCCCCGAAGTCCGCCGACCCCTACCGTTCCCAGAATGATCGGCGTGCCCAGTTTCGACGACTCACCTGCTCGCACCGTGGGAGTTGCCCCTGCAATCAGCGTCGGCTCTGCCCAGAAGGATGAGTCCCAGCCCGTGTTGTTCTTAGGACCGGGATGCGATTCGAGCTGGAGCCGAATCGTCTTCCCCGCATAAGCAGACAGGTCCACCTCATGCTGTTCCCAGGTTTTGGCCGTTGTGTGACGTTCGAACACAATCTTCCCGAATTCCCCCTCTGGTGCTGAAAGTTCCGCCACGCGGACCCGGAATGTAACCCCATCGCTTTGGCCCTCGGGCGTCATTCCTAGTGCGAATGACAAACGAATTGGGCCGCTCGCTGGCAGCACGATGGGAAACTCCACCATGCCCGTGCCCGTCTGCCCCTCATACCACGGAGGATGAATCCCGATGACGGGTTTCGTTGCCCCACCGAGCTCGCGCATCATCCTCTCGCATGTTCCATGATGGGAGGGATGCGATCCACGCCATCCCACCGGCATAGTCTCTGGGTCGTGCCCAAATACCTGAAAAACTGCCCGAAAAACGGGCACCTCTTCAAGTGCCAACGCCGAGTTATTCGGCAGTTCCAATGGCTTCCAATCCCACGTCGCGGTCGGCACTGGCGGAGCCCCGCGGACCGAGAAAATCAAGATCGGATGGAGCATTACTTCCTGACCGCCCAGGTCAAATCGACCGTAGGCGTGAATGGGATAGTGGGCATTGTAGATGCGCGGTCCAAATCGCAGTCGAAAACTTCGGCGGGCAGTTTCTCCAGGCGGGACAGCCAAATTGTCAATCTCTGCCGGATCAGCCTGACATCCGTCAATCGACCGCAGTCGAATCGTACCGCGGAGTGGCTTTTCAGTCGTGTTTTGCACAACGAGTGTGCACTCAAATCCTTCCGGTGAATAGCTTATCTCCGATGGCCCCTGGATCCGCAGGGTCACCCCAAAAGCGGAATCCACCGGTGGATTGTATGCGCTGGCTTTCGAAGAAAGCCCCAACACTGAGAACACCGCCAGCCAAAAAGCCCCTCCTAAAAGGAGCATCCACTCACCAGACCGCCGCGTCACATGGATTGGTGCCAAGCGCATCACGCCGACCTCCCGTCTCTTCGTTGTCGATACAGCAAAACACAGATGGGCACACCGTAAGGTGCCACTGCAACTGTCTCAAGATGGTTCGGCTGGTCAGATCAACATAGACGTTTCAAAGACGCAATACTCACATCGTTACCGCAATTTATCCCGGGAAAAACCCACTATTTCGACCCAGTGACCCCCGGAAAGTTGAAGTACTGGACCGCGTTGCGGTAGCAAACGTCGCGAACCAGTTCTGCGATCATATCAAAATCATTCGGGAGCAGCCCACGTTCCATCTCGCTGCCCAGGAGATTGCAAAGGATCCTTCGGAAGTATTCATGCCGCACAAAGGACAGAAAAGATCGACTGTCCGTCAACATGCCGACAAACCGACTGAGCAAGCCAAAATTGGAAAGTGTCTCCAATTGCTTGAGAATGCCGTCCCGCTGATCGAGGAACCACCACGCAGCCCCGTACTGCATTTTTCCGGGGATTCGCCCGTCCTGAAAACACGCGAGGATGCTTGCCACCACCTCGTTGACGGCTGGATTGAGATTGTACACGATCGTCTTAGTCAACTTCCCTTCCATCTCCAGGCGGTCGAAAAATCTCACCATACACCGGGCCACATTTCCGTCGGCGATTGCATCAAATCCTGTGTCTGGCCCGACCAATTGAAACATTCTCGTATTGTTGTTGCGCAGGGCCCCGACGTGGAACTGTTGTACCCAGCCTTTCTCATAGTCCATGAGGGCGCACTCGTAAAGCACTGCGGCTTTGAATTTGTTCCGCTCGTTTTGGGAAACCGAGCGTCCGTTGTAAACCTGCCGGAAAATCTGATTTAAATCCCCCTCCGTGGTTTCTTCGCAGTAAAACTGCTCAATTCCGTGGTCCGACACACGACAACCGTGCTGATGGAAGTAGTCGTGCCGTTTCCGCAAAGCCTCGATGAGCGTGGAGAAGTCCTTCACCTCCACCCCCGAAACCTCGCTGAGTTTGTCAATCCAGTGATGGAACCGGTCTGGGTCCTCCACCATAAGCGCTCGATCCGGCCGAAACGTGGGCAGAACGCGCACGTGAAACTCACCATCCTGAGCGACCTGCCTATGGTACCGAAGATCATCAGTGGGGTCGTCAGTGGTGCACACCACAACCACATTGAATTGCTTCAAAAGCCCGCGACAAGAGAATTCCGGCTGGGCTAATTTCGCGTTGCATATTTCCCAGATTTCGGCCGCTGTCTCAGGGCAAAGCAGCCGATCCGTAATTCCGAAAGGACGCTTTAACTCCATATGCGTCCAATGATAAAGGGGGTTGCGGAGCAACCGGGGTACAGTTTCCGCCCACTTCATGAAGACCTCGTAATCGCTGGCGTTTCCCGTGCAAAAATACTCGTCGACCCCGTTGGCACGCATCGCTCGCCACTTGTAATGGTCACCCCGAAGCCAAACCGCGGTCAAATTCGGAAAGCGATAATCCTGCGCAATAAGATCAGGGGGTAAATGCGAGTGATAATCGATGATCGGCAGGTCACGCGCAACCTCATGGTAGAGTCGTTCCGCCGTCTTGTTTTCCAGAAGAAAATCATCATCCAAGAACTTGTGCTCCATTCCTCACCTCATTCACCAATTTCAAGTGTTCTGAGCGTCAACCTGATCGAGCTTTGGCCCGGAGTTGTCTGTCCTATCTCCCACACTGCTTCGTGTAAAACACTCAGTCAAAAGTGCAGGAATGCGTTATTGGGGCGACACTTGGCTTACTGATTTCTCCCGGCCGTCGCATGACGGCAAACCACTCTGTGGCGAAGTGCCTTCGACGGGAATGACAGAGTTGTCTTCAAAATCTGGAAAAATCCTGAGACCCTGAAGCCCTATACCATATCCGAAAAAACACCATCCTGCCACACTACCCTTCTGACAGCGGCGGCTGGGACACCAAGAATTGCCGCAGTCGCCCCATCACAGCCTCTTGAGGGATCGCGCCTTCCCCCAGCATGTAAATACACCTTGCGGCAAAAGTCACTCCTTTTTCAATCCCTCCCGGCAAAATCTCGTACCCACGAATTACCGGCATATTTCCCGCAACAGT
This is a stretch of genomic DNA from Thermogutta terrifontis. It encodes these proteins:
- a CDS encoding DUF6807 family protein — encoded protein: MGKRLGTFLRHTLGNCARRAYFSLPVLLVALPVFFGGLPVTWAGAPTGRLWLTTPAAALRQPLRVRLPEGCALDSHKGIMVKQEEDTRRLSAILVSGPDKIGESQQGGYLIVRDGQFPSTEGLLRWVVQEEGEKTGEPPAPSEFRFKETSDTTVTLYEGESPVFSYNFGPITNPNVPEKDPRRTRACYVHPVWGLDGEVLTDDFPRDHYHHHGIFWTWPHVVIGGEEFSLWEDRGALRQRFVRWLCQETRPGVAVLGVENAWDLNGQTMLTERVWFTVYARGKEDRVIDVDLFLQPRVPITLWGAEGKSYGGLTVRFRPPSEKEARITVPDGLTKDDLYETRLPWADFTSRFGETDQLSGATIMIAPTHPDYPPTWLTRHYGPLCVGWPGVHSRTLEPPETVHLPYRLWVHRRTRNAEEIAAIYEAYAAGFKCQFGEKPVTEPVAQ
- a CDS encoding RNA polymerase sigma factor, with the protein product MATVLEPLEIERLTSSAEFVAELPLPLPEAPESPICALVEAAKRGEEEAWERVIEIYGQVVYDTIRRRIKSDADADEVRQEVFLQALRKLPQLKEPQALGSWLRRIADRLAINYVTRRHAAPSLSERTWEESSDVRREPFAEVTRREAQEAVRQGLERLGPMDREALYAFYIEGKSLNEMSQEFAVPLGTVKRRLHVARKRLAQQLAGFLD
- a CDS encoding DUF5696 domain-containing protein; its protein translation is MRLAPIHVTRRSGEWMLLLGGAFWLAVFSVLGLSSKASAYNPPVDSAFGVTLRIQGPSEISYSPEGFECTLVVQNTTEKPLRGTIRLRSIDGCQADPAEIDNLAVPPGETARRSFRLRFGPRIYNAHYPIHAYGRFDLGGQEVMLHPILIFSVRGAPPVPTATWDWKPLELPNNSALALEEVPVFRAVFQVFGHDPETMPVGWRGSHPSHHGTCERMMRELGGATKPVIGIHPPWYEGQTGTGMVEFPIVLPASGPIRLSFALGMTPEGQSDGVTFRVRVAELSAPEGEFGKIVFERHTTAKTWEQHEVDLSAYAGKTIRLQLESHPGPKNNTGWDSSFWAEPTLIAGATPTVRAGESSKLGTPIILGTVGVGGLRGQAEVELGPRGLLDANVRFRFGQRVLSFHGFEVTVLGSRLDKVRSATALLGVESQVEKNSDGGQRLVARHRFQNAAGTFDLIGVVGTEKGTLVVNWRLENVPAARPWVDVHLEDVALGSWSEEAFRVYAGAGNVVQKPQSYTLGFDGHRLSTSFVGLEFDGGLSIVQGCDVPPSAFQVNPAARHYSLHVAHASKMTLIPATRVWDAVKQWREVNGLKPSDGVPVLAGRFVFDLWGGRYRESADALQKAFRYGLTDSLVIWHNWQRWGYDYRLPEIFPPNPSLGTLEDMQYLAQICRQAGVRFALHDNYIDFYPDAEGFSYLDTIAFHANGQPVRAWFNEGRQAQSYRYRADRVAPFLQANLTQIAEHIKPTAYFIDVWSSIDPYDYWTADGKFFDKVYTRNTWGQHFAWIRQLLGDHAPQISESGHDQLIGWLDGATTNHLRVGKPIPGYYQWSVWNWDCEDAERVPWFDAAHHDRFVLHGAGYSGRYQAGLDARLHGIYSDDYITTEVLTGHPAMVAQPFGQDVVRKYWLLSALGRALALDRIEDVEFVDNNIHRIHVKWASGMETWCNRGESDWEVAGVVLPQFGFLARPAENSPAGRVVKEAAIARRDGLIVEWAISPQSIYVNARKDYMGPEPIRPRATKFAPKGQEIEISVDWAARVPIPAGWVPFAHFCDEKGDIIFQGQFEPRDLSGITGQISTVVRARVPASIPAGQELELRVGVYRPQDGRRLSLAGPDDGQSRIRLGKIRRVADSQVSWIPQADEPDRLLLRKNAEGRPVDFGGIVTAQGVRVSPIGDGVLVVPLPLEDQSTQLTIFWSKLPWKVARPTKIEFLGIDGNVVRTEPLSSQEEIRLAIQPGEWAARLVP
- the uxaC gene encoding glucuronate isomerase; translation: MEHKFLDDDFLLENKTAERLYHEVARDLPIIDYHSHLPPDLIAQDYRFPNLTAVWLRGDHYKWRAMRANGVDEYFCTGNASDYEVFMKWAETVPRLLRNPLYHWTHMELKRPFGITDRLLCPETAAEIWEICNAKLAQPEFSCRGLLKQFNVVVVCTTDDPTDDLRYHRQVAQDGEFHVRVLPTFRPDRALMVEDPDRFHHWIDKLSEVSGVEVKDFSTLIEALRKRHDYFHQHGCRVSDHGIEQFYCEETTEGDLNQIFRQVYNGRSVSQNERNKFKAAVLYECALMDYEKGWVQQFHVGALRNNNTRMFQLVGPDTGFDAIADGNVARCMVRFFDRLEMEGKLTKTIVYNLNPAVNEVVASILACFQDGRIPGKMQYGAAWWFLDQRDGILKQLETLSNFGLLSRFVGMLTDSRSFLSFVRHEYFRRILCNLLGSEMERGLLPNDFDMIAELVRDVCYRNAVQYFNFPGVTGSK